GGCTGGTAATGCCCATGGGCAAAGCCAGCCACCCGGCATACTTTTCGATCAATCAAGCGAACTTGCCGGGCCAATAATTCAATATGAGCAGGACATTGACGCCGTACGCGACTTTTATCTGCCTTATGAGGTAAACGAGCGGAGTGAATACCAATACAAAGTTTACGTACTTAACTCGCCTGAGCAACGCCGCCGTTTGATGCAAATAGATAGCGCTTACCTTGCTGATCTGAAAAAAACAGATTTTAAAAGCTTAAGTATTTATGGCCAGGCCGATTACCTGATGCTAAAAAAGGAGATCGCGAAACATGTAAAAAGCCTTACAGACGAAAACGCCAGGTACAATCAGGTAATGATGTACCTGAGTTTTGCAGATGATATTTACCTGCTTGAAAAAAAACGCCGGCGTGGCGAATATGTTAATGGGGAAGAAATTGCTAAGGTGTTCGACCGGCTTTCAGCAAAAATAGCTGCTGATTCGGCAAAGCTGAACAACGTTAAAAGTTTAGATAAGCCGTTAGCCAATACACTGAGCGATGCGGCATCGGCTTTAAAAGCCCGTTTAAAAAGTTTCTTTGATTTTTATAACACGTACGACCCGGCTTTTACCTGGTGGGTACCTTTGCCATTTAAAAAAATCAGCGGCCAGTTAAACAGTTTCTCAGAGGTTGCCACATCAAAAGGAACGATTAACACCATTCAAAAAGACGATGGAAGTGGCATAAAAGGTAAACCCATCGGTCGCGACGCACTGATAGCTCAACTTAACGAAGAATTTATTCCGTACACGCCTGAAGAACTTATTGAACTGGCCAACAAAGAGTTTGCCTGGTGCGATAAAGAAATGCTCAAGGCATCACGCGAGATGGGTTTTGGCGATGATTGGAAAAAAGCCCTGGAGAAAGTAAAGAACAGCTATGTGCCATTAGGCCATCAACCTGAACTGATCGTTAAATTGTATAATGACGCTATTGACTTTATCAAAGCCCGCGACCTGATCACCGTACCGCCTTTGGCTGAGGAAACCTGGGGCATGGTCATGATGTCTCCCAAACGGCAGTTGGTAAATCCGTTCTTCACCGGCGGCAAAGAGATCAGTATATCCTATCCAACAAACAGCATGGCTTATGATGATAGGTTAATGAGTATGCGCGGCAACAACCCTTACTTTTCACGTGGTACTGTTCAACATGAGTTAATACCAGGCCATAACCTGCAATACTTTATGAACAGCAGGTACAAGCCATACAGGCACGAATTTTCGACACCTTTTTCTGTTGAGGGCTGGGCTTTGTATTGGGAAATGCTGCTTTGGGATCAGGGGTTTGCACAAAAGCCTGAAGAACGTGTAGGTATGCTGTTTTGGCGGATGCACCGCTGCGCGCGCATTATTTTCTCCATGAGCTACCACCTTAACCGCTGGACACCGCAGCAATGTATTGACTTTTTGGTTGACCGCGTAGGGCATGAGCGCGCTAATGCCACAGGAGAGGTGAGAAGATCATTCGAAGGTGGATATAGCCCGCTCTATCAGGTAGCTTATTTATTAGGCGGTTTACAGTACATGGCCTTAAAACGCGAAATGGTTGATAGCGGTAAAATGACCTATAAGCAGTTTCATGACGCGGCAATAAAAGAAAATCTGATACCTGTTGAAATGCTCAGGGCTATACTTACCAAGCAACCTTTAACAGCTGGTTTTGAAACCAGCTGGCGCTTTTACAAACTTAAATAATCGTGCTTAGTCAAATAAACGAGGCATTTTTATTAGCCTAATAACAAAAACGGCCCGTGCTCAATACACGGGCCGTTTTATTAAATTAATTCGGGGATATTAATTCTTTTTGGTTACATCTGTAAATTTAACCTGAATTACGTAAGTACCCTCAAGCTTTAACTGCCATGACCAGCGTGGATTTACGGAGAATGTACCCAATGATGACGGGAAACCGTCGATGTTTACAAACTGGCTTGGTATACGGTAGTACATCAGGAAACCCCAATCTGTAGTAGGCGTTATGTATTTGGTAAGCGGGAATGGCGCTATTACAAAATCACATATCATCGCCGTATCTGTAAGCGTAACCGGGTTAAACTTGGCATAATTTTCAAATACTGGCCTGTCGCCACGCTTAATAATTTCACCAGTTTTAGGGTTAAACGGTTTGCCATTTTTGTCTACCATTTTCAATATCGCCCTGGCACCTTCATTCGATATTTTGGTGCAGGTGATCTGCGGGTTTTTCATTGGAGTTACCGCGCCCGTTACGTCATGAAACGCGTTAGATACGTTATCCGTTATCGTAAACAAATCATCTGTAGTTGGATCAACCACGTTTATGGTAGCCAATGACGGATAAAGCTTGGTACCGGTAGGATTGGTCATTTGTACATCGTAAACGTACTTTCCTAATGGCAGGTTAGCTGAAGCCCTGTTGAAAGTAAGCTGGCCGCTGGTTTCGTTAAATTCCATAGGCAGCCTTTTTACCGTTTCGCGCTTCATATTCAACAGCTCTATTGTTGTATCTGTTTCCGCGTTGAATGACAGACCGGGCTTAAATAATGTTATCTCGTACTCGGTATTAAACTCCTTTGGCAGCGGACTACCGTCCACATTGCGCAAATTCAACATTTTGTATTTGTATGGCGGGGTAGAGCCATCGGCGTTTATCCTGTCTGATTGAAATAGGATAAGCCCGCGTTTGGCGTAAATATTATTGTCCTTATAGCGGATGTAATCGCTTTGAAAACCGTTGTCAATCTTTTTGCAAGCTACAGCACTTGCTATGATAAACAAACCCAATATAACTTTTTTCATGTCCTTTAAATTATTGATCTGTTTATGATTAATTTCCTAATGGTTGTGCGTTAAAGAACAAGCGGTGCCTGCCATCAATCACGTGTACTATACCGGTCTTAGTAATAATGCCTGATGTTTGGCAGTCTATTGATCTGTCTTTTTGGCTTTCCGGTATTTTATCCGGTTCCGGCTCCCTGTCGTCACGGGTACCAACTACTTTTACATAGCTCACATAGTCAACGTAATCCACAAACTGACTGTAATCAAAGGCACGCCTAAACTTTATTAGATAACTTACACCGGCTGGTGGCGTCGTTAATAAAGTGGGATAAATTTTACCTGACACCGTGATTACATCTCGATTGATCTTACCCTTAAACATGTAGGTTTTCATGGAATCCGCAAGTTCTTTTGTAGGTATATCATCTATTCCAAACTCAAAGTTTT
This Mucilaginibacter defluvii DNA region includes the following protein-coding sequences:
- a CDS encoding DUF885 family protein, whose product is MDKPLRKRTLIRKYKKYLNKEGKAHIALWVLLALAGNAHGQSQPPGILFDQSSELAGPIIQYEQDIDAVRDFYLPYEVNERSEYQYKVYVLNSPEQRRRLMQIDSAYLADLKKTDFKSLSIYGQADYLMLKKEIAKHVKSLTDENARYNQVMMYLSFADDIYLLEKKRRRGEYVNGEEIAKVFDRLSAKIAADSAKLNNVKSLDKPLANTLSDAASALKARLKSFFDFYNTYDPAFTWWVPLPFKKISGQLNSFSEVATSKGTINTIQKDDGSGIKGKPIGRDALIAQLNEEFIPYTPEELIELANKEFAWCDKEMLKASREMGFGDDWKKALEKVKNSYVPLGHQPELIVKLYNDAIDFIKARDLITVPPLAEETWGMVMMSPKRQLVNPFFTGGKEISISYPTNSMAYDDRLMSMRGNNPYFSRGTVQHELIPGHNLQYFMNSRYKPYRHEFSTPFSVEGWALYWEMLLWDQGFAQKPEERVGMLFWRMHRCARIIFSMSYHLNRWTPQQCIDFLVDRVGHERANATGEVRRSFEGGYSPLYQVAYLLGGLQYMALKREMVDSGKMTYKQFHDAAIKENLIPVEMLRAILTKQPLTAGFETSWRFYKLK